In a single window of the Amia ocellicauda isolate fAmiCal2 chromosome 20, fAmiCal2.hap1, whole genome shotgun sequence genome:
- the lcor gene encoding uncharacterized protein lcor isoform X3 has translation MQRMIRQFAAEYTSKTSSSQDPIQPNGTKHQSLPKAPSLAPAAAAAAAATSAQNPVLSKLLMADQDSPLDLTVKRTELESSDQDGVLDLSTKKSPSAGGSTSLSNSPGCSTAPVGKGDSEDLSLAKVKDRQTPSSLEQFMAKLCRHHQRQIVDALGFLQTEVKAAEVSSLPPPSASPKVTSETGCSPVFQLQNTGVPCTEQAISSPTGSVNDLLEVAAPKSAVSLPEPSCVNAGLKDTSSQVSNSSASNLHSLASAGGTDLKSLQSDRKERENIWQSGGLATVKSGSIPDSSPTVVSTLDELKCIFETPLHPNRKEQNLEELGPSLGRHDQCYTQIYHTERQCSSGDTKDMWDRPSPVKRTTKSRSPVSPKTARKSRRGPYPRPRDNQCDIVYISKPITECPLEPQKPVYSRGNARKSTRGHMYSEETWELKTVRTLAQKSGTNGKGNCPALMPDSITLVTPKQVTKPDSVPPVDIPFVGGCRETIGQKAPSKQLVVKEITGDVYAGATEAELIVETSQTGQQQLKDQTSPPLKALLTLVRQQSKESEQQQSKMFFDKNATGIVPIQNDTSTIEWSSENKEEKIQFQDFVKLVEVASIGESRPNIVLENVGQNSDRESHPEAISMSPLPASNDSVILEDKKTSNVSGTQENNQELQNAEADDLHLTNYVIASSESISEGEMQEQDTGKSTTVCCSDNYDGALPEEMHIPVEETVAVEEVAADATVVEETVLVEAVEETALKLELEENENGEKAELSTPDSLCSKRSTEDPAASDRCLRSKQRLCSSEMRLSRTQDNPSSSLHIPGIQDNPVSKTSRRSIDLKEAGLGRGLHKTLDSVNYLLSKQQSSLDVKSEESGVWTRQNHKSRLAKELEKDGELGHGSRASNHTGHSDTKKDGHLIQCSPNSKTNVVHRLMEGVESPALNNEIAGAYISEPSSENNLNEPITMLSPRENNCRRIVKPLTSAALMRHKKLVLRSHSLQHSAASSVSATKLERKSKHNSDNVKAVTEKSLQLQNKDFDLFGLKNLDLSVEDPPKFLEALTEEENQGLITNLNTKYDKMQKGWVQMDKEGQPAPKPKNKADRLKEIWKSKRRVRRPRALDQQKFSPVQMLFMKTFSLANICRWFLQTTETKSLVIVKKVNTRLPSETQLCFHNSSSAASSSHGVYPSSQAERLKKHLKKFAIASPAKNNLKNQKLIARARQEDGICSKGKEKVKELTTATRITTKPNSNHAGPKTQVIKNQKATQNAKSPASARILRKYSNIREKLQVQQHKLKTKGASRKDLKSTSMNPLLSPKLACKSQLAGLGKKKLVPSKGGNKDKNGGKPNKADPSSVNKRSKSSSSRLAHLNKNGREVKVSRKKNNSRPLGTLKPQKTAAAPAVVAKSQCKVVISPKDNKKIKRHSMQEVRALRGMQANASGTKGQKNRASDSTLSQKNKAAVIPSTSQDQVLTRSQRKMEAVSLESVGPQYPRKRGNDLKPKQAKRTRTSLFK, from the coding sequence TGATTCTGAAGACTTGAGCCTGGCTAAAGTAAAAGATCGGCAGACACCTTCTTCATTGGAGCAGTTCATGGCCAAGCTGTGTCGTCATCACCAGAGACAGATTGTGGATGCTTTGGGGTtcctacagactgaagttaAGGCTGCTGAAGTTTCCTCCCTTCCCCCCCCTTCAGCATCCCCTAAAGTGACTTCAGAAACAGGCTGTAGCCCTGTCTTTCAGCTGCAAAACACTGGGGTCCCATGCACTGAGCAAGCAATCTCTTCCCCCACAGGAAGCGTTAACGATTTGTTAGAAGTGGCTGCCCCAAAATCTGCGGTTTCATTGCCAGAACCCAGCTGTGTGAATGCAGGTCTGAAAGATACCTCTTCCCAAGTCTCAAATTCTTCTGCTTCTAACCTTCACTCTCTAGCCTCTGCAGGTGGTACAGACTTGAAATCTCTGCAAAGTgacaggaaagagagagaaaacatttGGCAAAGTGGTGGTCTAGCCACTGTCAAGTCAGGTAGTATTCCAGACTCTTCTCCCACTGTTGTCAGCACTTTAGATGagctgaaatgcatttttgaaaCTCCATTGCATCCAAACAGGAAAGAGCAGAATCTTGAGGAACTTGGGCCATCACTGGGAAGGCATGACCAGTGTTACACTCAAATATATCACACTGAACGTCAATGTTCCTCTGGAGATACCAAAGATATGTGGGATAGACCAAGTCCTGTCAAAAGAACCACAAAGTCAAGATCCCCGGTCTCTCCCAAGACAGCCCGAAAGAGCCGAAGGGGACCTTACCCTAGGCCCAGAGATAACCAGTGTGACATTGTTTACATTAGCAAGCCTATAACTGAATGTCCGCTTGAGCCACAAAAGCCTGTGTACTCACGGGGCAATGCAAGGAAAAGCACAAGAGGACACATGTACAGCGAGGAGACCTGGGAACTGAAAACTGTTCGCACTCTGGCTCAGAAATCTGGTACCAATGGAAAGGGCAACTGTCCTGCTCTGATGCCAGATTCCATCACTTTAGTGACCCCAAAACAGGTTACTAAGCCAGATAGTGTCCCTCCAGTGGATATACCATTTGTTGGAGGATGCAGAGAGACCATTGGGCAGAAGGCACCATCAAAGCAATTGGTGGTGAAGGAAATTACTGGCGATGTGTATGCAGGGGCTACAGAGGCAGAGCTGATCGTGGAAACCAGTCAAACAGGCCAACAACAGCTCAAAGACCAGACATCTCCACCTCTTAAAGCTCTGCTGACTTTGGTAAGGCAACAAAGTAAGGAGTCAGAGCAGCAGCagtcaaaaatgttttttgataaGAATGCCACTGGCATAGTACCTATACAGAATGATACATCCACTATAGAGTGGTCTAGTGAAAATAaggaggagaaaatacaatttcaagATTTTGTCAAATTGGTAGAAGTGGCTAGTATCGGTGAGTCCAGGCCAAATATTGTTTTGGAGAATGTTGGCCAAAACAGTGACCGTGAGTCTCATCCTGAAGCAATATCCATGTCTCCTTTGCCAGCATCTAATGATTCTGTCATCTTAGAGGACAAAAAGACAAGCAATGTATCTGGAACACAAGAAAATAATCAGGAGCTCCAGAATGCTGAAGCTGATGATTTACATTTGACAAATTATGTTATTGCAAGCAGTGAAAGTATTTCAGAAGGAGAAATGCAAGAGCAGGATACTGGTAAAAGTACCACTGTCTGCTGTTCAGACAATTATGATGGTGCATTACCAGAAGAAATGCATATTCCTGTTGAAGAAACAGTAGCAGTGGAAGAAGTAGCAGCTGATGCAACAGTGGTAGAAGAAACAGTACTAGTAGAAGCTGTAGAAGAAACTGCTTTGAAGTTGGAACTTGAAGAGAATGAAAATGGGGAGAAGGCAGAACTGAGTACTCCTGACAGTTTATGCTCAAAAAGAAGTACTGAAGATCCTGCAGCTTCTGACAGATGCCTGCGGAGTAAGCAGCGGTTATGCAGTTCTGAAATGAGACTCTCTAGAAcacaagataatccatccagtTCTTTGCACATTCCAGGAATTCAGGACAACCCTGTGTCAAAAACATCCCGCAGATCAATAGATCTGAAAGAGGCAGGTCTTGGTAGAGGCCTCCATAAAACATTGGATAGCGTCAATTACCTACTTAGTAAACAACAGTCTTCCTTGGATGTCAAAAGTGAGGAGAGTGGAGTATGGACAAGACAAAACCACAAATCCAGATTAGCAAAGGAACTGGAGAAGGATGGGGAACTGGGACATGGCAGTAGAGCTTCCAACCACACAGGACACTCTGACACAAAGAAAGATGGGCATCTGATACAGTGTAGTCCTAACTCTAAAACAAATGTAGTGCATCGTCTCATGGAAGGAGTGGAATCACCTGCTTTGAATAATGAAATAGCTGGAGCTTATATCAGTGAACCTTCTTCTGAAAATAACTTGAATGAACCTATAACAATGCTGTCTCCGAGAGAGAATAATTGTAGAAGAATAGTTAAACCCTTGACCTCAGCAGCGTTAATGAGACATAAGAAGCTAGTACTTAGATCCCACAGCTTGCAGCATTCAGCAGCATCATCAGTCAGTGCAACAAAATTGGAACGGAAGTCCAAACATAATAGCGATAATGTTAAAGCTGTGACTGAGAAAAGCTTGCAGTTACAGAATAAAGACTTTGACCTTTTTGGCTTGAAGAATCTTGACCTCTCAGTGGAAGATCCACCTAAATTCCTGGAAGCTCTAACAGAGGAAGAAAATCAGGGACTCATCACCAACTTGAATACCAAGTATGACAAAATGCAAAAAGGCTGGGTCCAGATGGACAAAGAGGGTCAGCCAGcaccaaaaccaaaaaacaaggCAGACAGGCTCAAAGAAATTTGGAAGAGTAAGCGAAGGGTTCGTAGACCGAGAGCTTTAGATCAACAGAAGTTCTCCCCAGTACAGATGCTCTTCATGAAGACTTTCAGTTTGGCCAACATCTGTCGATGGTTCTTACAAACAACTGAAACAAAGTCCCTTGTTATTGTCAAAAAGGTAAATACAAGACTTCCTTCTGAAACTCAGCTTTGCTTTCATAATTCCTCTAGTGCTGCCAGTTCTTCTCATGGAGTCTACCCCAGTTCTCAAGCTGAGCGCTtgaaaaaacatctgaaaaaaTTTGCAATTGCCTCCCCCGCTAAGAACAATTTAAAGAACCAGAAACTCATTGCTAGAGCTAGGCAGGAAGATGGTATATGCAGTAAAGGGAAGGAAAAAGTGAAAGAATTGACCACAGCCACCCGTATCACCACCAAGCCCAACAGTAACCATGCTGGTCCCAAAACACAGGTTATTAAAAACCAAAAGGCCACTCAAAATGCCAAGAGCCCTGCAAGCGCCAGAATCCTAAGGAAATACTCCAACATCCGAGAAAAACTGCAAGTTCAACAGCACAAGCTCAAGACAAAAGGTGCTTCTAGAAAGGACCTTAAGAGTACCAGTATGAACCCTTTGTTGTCTCCAAAGCTTGCCTGTAAATCTCAATTAGCAGGACTAGGAAAGAAGAAATTGGTTCCTTCCAAAGGCGGCAACAAGGACAAAAATGGAGGCAAACCAAACAAGGCTGATCCCTCCTCTGTTAATAAAAGAAGCAAGAGCAGCAGCAGTAGATTAGCACATTTGAATAAAAATGGTCGGGAAGTCAAGGTATCACGGAAGAAAAATAATTCACGGCCACTGGGAACTCTGAAACCACAGAAAACTGCTGCAGCACCTGCAGTGGTGGCCAAATCACAATGCAAAGTGGTGATTTCTCcaaaagataataaaaaaatcaaaagacaCTCGATGCAAGAAGTGAGAGCTTTAAGGGGCATGCAGGCAAATGCCAGTGGAACAAAAGGACAGAAAAATCGAGCATCAGACAGTACCCTTTCTCAAAAGAACAAGGCAGCTGTCATTCCATCAACTTCACAGGATCAAGTACTGACTCGGTCTCAGAGGAAGATGGAAGCCGTTTCCTTAGAGAGTGTGGGGCCACAGTACCCTAGAAAAAGAGGGAATGACCTTAAACCCAAACAAGCAAAACGTACCAGGACATCACTTTTCAAATGA